From Miscanthus floridulus cultivar M001 chromosome 15, ASM1932011v1, whole genome shotgun sequence, the proteins below share one genomic window:
- the LOC136506496 gene encoding uncharacterized protein — MGNCLVIQDRKEIIKIMSVDGSSEVLRVPSPSRLMKVHDDSLGEPQPLPAASVLPVNAPAGTVRVKLVISKRELKKMLDKEGVSLDDVVSLMRKEASDSEQEEGYCCGGWRTALESIPESSDL; from the coding sequence ATGGGGAACTGCCTGGTGATTCAGGACAGGAAGGAGATCATCAAGATCATGAGCGTGGATGGCAGCAGCGAAGTCCTCAGGGTGCCATCCCCGAGCAGATTGATGAAGGTCCATGACGACTCCCTCGGCGAGCCCCAGCCCCTGCCAGCGGCGAGCGTTCTTCCGGTGAACGCACCGGCTGGCACGGTCAGGGTGAAGCTGGTGATCAGCAAGCGGGAGCTCAAGAAGATGCTCGACAAGGAGGGCGTGTCGCTGGACGACGTGGTGTCTCTCATGCGCAAAGAAGCAAGTGATTCTGAACAGGAGGAGGGGTACTGCTGTGGGGGGTGGCGGACTGCGCTGGAGAGCATACCAGAGAGCAGTGATCTATag
- the LOC136509153 gene encoding uncharacterized protein: protein MAASRDHLGGDPPESTQLRLGDDIAWSEINGVYDRDDSLKENTNPKSVVKNHPGAAAGSGSSQRFSGNLKPTAAPIIGLSGKLGGSVRRHQHPPAMFPKKAKTGGGGRAPKAAVPEPGSPKVSCIGKVLSDRERARLGRPPRGGGSRAPGCCGGLGLLMRRSRSRHSGAVECVDQSPPPPPFPPLADAGARRKEAEEEVTVAAPGLGGARRLASGRRAAEWAAQMEDDGRVARSGPL from the coding sequence atggccgcctcgcgGGACCACCTCGGCGGCGACCCGCCGGAGTCGACGCAGCTGCGCCTGGGCGACGACATCGCGTGGTCGGAGATCAACGGCGTGTACGACCGCGACGACTCCCTCAAGGAGAACACCAACCCAAAGTCCGTCGTCAAGAACCaccccggcgccgccgccggctccgGGTCCTCGCAGAGGTTCTCGGGCAACCTGAAGCCGACGGCGGCGCCCATCATCGGGCTGTCGGGCAAGCTGGGCGGGTCCGTGCGGCGGCACCAGCACCCGCCGGCCATGTTCCCCAAGAAGGCCAagaccggcggcggcgggcgcgcacCCAAGGCGGCCGTCCCGGAGCCCGGGTCTCCCAAGGTGTCCTGCATCGGTAAGGTGCTCTCGGACCGCGAGCGCGCGCGCCTCGGCCGCCCGCCGCGCGGCGGGGGGTCCAGGGCCCCCGGGTGCTGCGGCGGGCTCGGCCTCCTGATGCGGCGCAGCCGGTCCAGGCACAGCGGCGCCGTCGAGTGCGTCGACcagtccccgccgccgccgccgttcccgCCCCTGGCGGACGCGGGGGCGAGGCggaaggaggcggaggaggaggtgaCGGTTGCGGCGCCGGGGCTGGGAGGCGCGCGGCGGCTCGCGtcggggcggcgggcggcggagtGGGCGGCCCAGATGGAGGATGACGGACGCGTGGCGAGATCTGGGCCGTTGTAG
- the LOC136508157 gene encoding tetrapyrrole-binding protein, chloroplastic-like encodes MANASLQSFLLPQHHSFASTGGSHDGSPSALLKLSTNTGGSISFRLHPNTSRSVTTTSTTNSSAPTPVAPAASAAEEDSSPAPSLDLLGRHLVAGDYRQADETTRALIIDLAGESARRRGYVFFSEVQFISTEDLRAIDELWKEHSNGKFGYSVQRRLWEKSQRDFTRFFIRVGWMKKLDTEVEQYNYRAFPDEFIWEMKDDTPEGHLPLTNALRGTQLLGNIFTHPAFQEDNQEDEAAAEESATTGQSKDDNKGRERPKFMKDFKPNYSF; translated from the coding sequence ATGGCAAATGCTTCTCTGCAATCCTTTCTTCTCCCGCAGCACCATTCTTTCGCCAGCACCGGTGGCAGCCATGACGGCTCCCCTTCTGCCCTGCTCAAGCTCTCCACCAACACCGGAGGCAGCATTTCCTTCAGGCTCCACCCCAACACCTCCCGCTCGGTGACCACAACCTCGACCACCAACTCGTCAGCTCCAACTCCGGTGGCCccggcagcatcagcagcagaAGAAGACTCGTCACCAGCCCCCTCCCTCGACCTCCTCGGCCGCCATCTCGTGGCGGGGGACTACCGCCAGGCTGACGAGACCACCCGGGCGCTCATCATCGACCTTGCCGGAGAGTCTGCGAGGCGCCGAGGGTACGTCTTCTTCTCCGAGGTCCAGTTCATCTCCACCGAGGACCTTCGCGCCATTGACGAGCTCTGGAAAGAGCACAGCAATGGCAAGTTCGGCTACAGCGTGCAGCGGCGGCTCTGGGAGAAATCGCAGCGCGACTTCACCCGCTTCTTCATCAGGGTCGGCTGGATGAAGAAGCTGGACACAGAGGTAGAGCAGTACAACTACAGGGCCTTCCCTGATGAGTTCATCTGGGAGATGAAGGATGACACACCTGAGGGTCACCTGCCGCTCACCAATGCCCTCAGGGGCACACAGCTCCTGGGGAACATCTTTACCCACCCGGCCTTCCAGGAGGACAACCAGGAAGACGAAGCTGCAGCAGAGGAGAGTGCCACCACTGGTCAAAGCAAAGATGATAACAAAGGGAGGGAGAGACCAAAGTTCATGAAAGATTTCAAGCCTAATTATTCCTTTTGA
- the LOC136508156 gene encoding uncharacterized protein codes for MASPRPPLGRILRLAAVAVAACACFPTPVSGIRKDIGFIEPIVCRSTVQGRHLISDDNGYVCSALSINPWSHCCPTTGDRFSCQGCKLDLQCCSSYEYCVSCCLNPSKIKKEDVLKLKVAKPVTAGTYTNVFDFCMGRCRHSSASVVHENAYASDFHHCFSVHQNLSGSTESSSVSKLLGINVVVGRPGESCSLVCKVRGQSCVPSRLSVLNKCEILQKYMRCKTGCFPSLGPDQPAEVVDEAPTSLNPGACLYMQMDERLTCDGSHQHTRRLCPCA; via the exons ATGGCCAGTCCGCGCCCTCCCCTCGGCCGGATCCTCcgcctcgccgccgtcgccgtcgcggccTGCGCCTGCTTCCCTACCCCCGTCTCCGGTATCCG GAAGGACATTGGCTTTATTGAACCAATTGTGTGCAGAAGCACTGTTCAGGGGCGGCATCTGATCTCTGATGATAATG GTTATGTATGCTCTGCACTTTCAATCAATCCATGGTCTCACTGCTGCCCAACAACAGGGGACCGCTTTTCCTGCCA GGGCTGCAAACTTGATTTACAGTGCTGCAGTTCATATGAATATTGTGTTTCTTGCTGTTTGAATCCTTCTAAG ATCAAGAAAGAAGATGTGCTGAAGCTGAAGGTAGCTAAGCCAGTTACTGCTG GAACATACACAAATGTTTTCGATTTCTGCATGGGAAGATGCCGCCATAGCTCTGCAAGTGTG GTTCATGAAAATGCCTATGCCAGTGACTTCCATCACTGTTTTTCAGTGCACCAAAATTTATCAG GATCAACTGAATCTAGTTCTGTATCAAAGTTGTTGGGCATTAACGTTGTAGTAGGAAG GCCCGGGGAATCCTGCAGCTTGGTTTGCAAAGTAAGAGGACAATCATGTGTTCCAAGCAGGCTCTCTGTGCTGAACAAATGTGAGAT TTTGCAGAAATATATGAGATGCAAGACTGGCTGCTTTCCCAGCCTTGGACCAGATCAACCTGCTGAAGTTGTTGATGAAGCTCCAACCAGCTTG AATCCAGGAGCATGCTTATACATGCAGATGGATGAGCGGCTCACATGTGATGGTTCACATCAGCATACTCGAAGGCTCTGTCCATGCGCTTGA